One Weissella coleopterorum DNA segment encodes these proteins:
- the wecB gene encoding non-hydrolyzing UDP-N-acetylglucosamine 2-epimerase, with protein MKKIKVMSIFGTRPEAIKMAPIILELKENSDAFESVTVITAQHRQMLDQVLDIFRITPDFDLDIMKANQTLSQITSRILVQLDIIIEQEKPDIILVHGDTTTSFAASLSAFYHHIKLGHVEAGLRTWNKYSPFPEEMNRQMTDILSDMYFAPTQQSYDNLIKENHIANNIYITGNTAIDALKKTVNDDYNNSMFKLNDSNNKMILVTMHRRENQGVPMLQVFQAIRKVVDAFTDIEVVYPVHLSPSVQKVARDVLGNHERIHLIKPLDVIDFHNLSAQSYFIMTDSGGVQEEAPSLGKPVLVLRDTTERPEGVEAGTLKLVGTKESFVMKAMTELLGNPKIYQTMAMAKNPYGDGHAARNIVSAIQNEFNSR; from the coding sequence ATGAAAAAAATTAAAGTAATGTCTATTTTTGGTACACGTCCTGAAGCCATAAAAATGGCTCCAATTATTTTAGAATTAAAAGAAAACTCTGATGCTTTTGAGAGTGTTACGGTGATTACGGCACAGCATCGGCAAATGTTAGATCAGGTTTTAGATATCTTTAGAATCACTCCTGATTTTGATCTTGATATTATGAAGGCTAACCAAACATTAAGTCAAATAACTAGTCGTATATTAGTTCAATTAGATATAATTATTGAACAAGAAAAACCAGATATTATTTTAGTACATGGTGATACAACGACAAGTTTTGCGGCCAGTCTCTCTGCCTTTTATCATCATATCAAGCTGGGTCATGTGGAAGCTGGGTTAAGAACATGGAATAAGTATAGTCCGTTTCCTGAAGAAATGAACCGTCAAATGACTGATATACTAAGTGATATGTATTTTGCTCCTACGCAACAGAGTTACGATAATTTGATTAAAGAGAATCATATTGCTAACAATATTTATATTACTGGTAATACTGCTATTGATGCGCTCAAGAAAACTGTAAATGATGATTACAACAATAGCATGTTCAAACTAAATGATTCTAATAATAAGATGATCTTAGTGACCATGCATCGGCGGGAAAATCAAGGTGTACCTATGCTTCAAGTTTTCCAGGCAATTCGTAAAGTTGTTGATGCTTTTACAGATATTGAAGTTGTCTACCCCGTTCATCTAAGTCCGTCTGTTCAAAAAGTTGCACGTGATGTTTTAGGAAATCATGAAAGAATTCATTTAATCAAACCACTTGATGTAATAGATTTTCATAATTTATCTGCCCAAAGTTACTTTATCATGACGGATTCTGGTGGGGTTCAAGAAGAAGCGCCTTCATTAGGTAAACCTGTTTTGGTCCTAAGAGATACTACTGAGCGACCTGAAGGAGTGGAAGCTGGGACACTTAAATTAGTTGGGACCAAAGAGTCATTTGTTATGAAAGCTATGACGGAACTGCTGGGAAACCCTAAAATATATCAAACGATGGCTATGGCTAAGAACCCTTATGGTGATGGCCATGCTGCTCGAAATATTGTTAGCGCAATTCAAAATGAATTCAATTCTAGGTAA